The stretch of DNA CGAGGGCAAGCGCCGTCTCCATGTCGGGGTCCCTGAGGTCAGCGAAAACCGGGGCCAGCTGATGGGTGGTCAACATGCCCTTGTAAACAATGGTCTGGGCCGAGAGGCTGGGGATGTGGAAAAAGAGCCGCTCGGTCATGTCGCTCTTGGCGACGGCGTGCTCGACCCGCTTGCGGATGACGTAGAGCTTGCGCTCGATGTCCATCTTCCCGGCCTTGGGGTCGAAGCCGCCGATGAAGAGCTGCCGGAAGCGGGGCGCCCCGGCCTTGGCCGTGGGCCCGATGGGCGAGAGGTCGGAGGGAATCTCGCGCCAGCCCAGGCTCTCGCAGCCCTCCTCCGCGATGATGGCCTCGAAGAGGGTCTCGCACTGGTTCGTCTGGATGGGGTCCGGGGGCAGGAAGACGATGCCCGCCCCGTAGCGGCCCTCCTCGGGGAGGGCGATGCCTTCGCCGTCGCACACCTTGCAGAAGAACTTGTGGGGCATCTGAATGAGGATGCCAGCGCCGTCGCCGGTGTTCTCCTCGCAGCCGCAGGCGCCCCGGTGGGCGAGATGCTCCAGGCCGGTGATGGCCATGTCGATGATCCGGCGCGATTTGCGCCCCTTGATGTCCACCACGAAGCACACGCCGCAGGCATCGTGTTCGTTCCGGGGGTCGTAGAGCCCCTGGAGGCGTGGCATACCGTGGCCTCTCATCGGAGTCCTCTCCCAAAAAATTGATTCTGGATTGCTGGCATTAAAAAATCCGGGGATGTTCCCCTGCCTCCTCCCCCGTCAAGACAGGTGGCCCGCCGGGTCCGGCAGGTGAGATAGGGTACAAAATTATCTGCTTAAAGCCAAGTGATATCTTTTAATTCTTTGCATAAGCTTTACTTATGACATAGACTGCCCCCGCCATGAACCTTGAGACCATTGCGCTCTTCTGCCAAGTCGTCCGCCTCCAGAGCTTCTCCCGGGGAGCGGCCCTGGTCGGCGTCACCCAGCCGGCGGCCAGCCAGGCCATCCGCCAGCTCGAGGAGAGCCTCGGGGCCCAGCTGATCGACCGGAGCATGCGCCCCTTCTCCATCACCCCCGAGGGGGAGAAGTTCTACCGGGCGAGCCGGCGGCTGGTCGAGGGCTTCGAGCGCGTGCGGGCCGAGATCGCCCAGGACCGCCAGCGCATCGAGGGCCCGGTCCGCGTCGCGGCCATCTACTCGGTCGGCCTTCAAGAGATGGGCGCCCTCATGCAGCAGTTCCGGGTCTCCTACCCCGACGCCCGGATTCGCCTCGAGTGCCTCCACCCCAAGGAGGTCGTCCAGTCGGTCATCAACGACAACGCCGACGTGGGCATCCTCTCCTACCCGCCGACGAGCCGCGCCCTGACGATCATTCCCCTGCGCCGGGAGCCGCTCAGCTTCGTCTGCCCGCCGGAGCACCCCCTGGCCCGGAAAAAAATCATCAGCGGCGGCGATCTCTCCCGCGAGCCGCTCATCGCCTTCGACCCCGATCTCGCCATCCGCAAGTCCAGCGACCGGACGCTGCGCCGGCACCATGTGCGGATGGAGATCGTCCTCGAACTCGACAATCTCGAGAGCATCAAGCAGGGCATACTCGCCGGCGCGGGGGTGAGTATCCTTCCCGGCCCGGCCGTCGAGAAAGAGGTGGCCGCCGGCGCCCTGTGCGCGATTCCGCTCTAGATGGTGATCCACCGCCCCATCGGCCTCATCCACCGCAAGCAGAAGCATCTCTCGCCGGCTGTCGCGCGCTTCATCGAAATGATCCGGGAGACCCGCTGATTTTCTCCGCTGGCCGGCGGGGAAAAGGTGCGCTACCGTTTCGGGGAATGACACAATCCTAGACGGGGAGGCGGCGTGAGCGAGGAGAAAAGCAAGAAGCACCCCTGGTCGGACAAGATATGGGAACGGCAGAAAAACCCCTGGGGCTGGGTGCTCCGCCTCTTCTTTCTGATCACGATGTGCTTCGCCGCCTGGACGCACAACTGGCTCAGCCTCATCTTCAGCGCCCTCGGGCTGGCG from bacterium encodes:
- a CDS encoding LysR family transcriptional regulator, encoding MNLETIALFCQVVRLQSFSRGAALVGVTQPAASQAIRQLEESLGAQLIDRSMRPFSITPEGEKFYRASRRLVEGFERVRAEIAQDRQRIEGPVRVAAIYSVGLQEMGALMQQFRVSYPDARIRLECLHPKEVVQSVINDNADVGILSYPPTSRALTIIPLRREPLSFVCPPEHPLARKKIISGGDLSREPLIAFDPDLAIRKSSDRTLRRHHVRMEIVLELDNLESIKQGILAGAGVSILPGPAVEKEVAAGALCAIPL